The proteins below are encoded in one region of Catenulispora sp. EB89:
- a CDS encoding WhiB family transcriptional regulator — MYRIYPLHNGVDEDRGWQSRALCAQTDPESFFPEKGGSTREAKKICLNCEVKAECLSYALSNDERFGIWGGLSERERRRLKRAAV, encoded by the coding sequence GTGTACCGCATCTATCCGCTCCACAACGGGGTCGACGAGGACCGAGGCTGGCAGTCCCGCGCCCTGTGCGCGCAGACCGACCCCGAGTCCTTCTTCCCGGAGAAGGGCGGGTCGACCCGGGAGGCGAAGAAGATCTGCCTCAACTGCGAGGTGAAGGCCGAGTGCCTGTCCTACGCGCTGTCCAACGACGAGCGCTTCGGGATCTGGGGCGGGCTGTCCGAGCGCGAGCGCAGACGACTCAAGCGCGCCGCGGTGTGA